A section of the Methanococcus vannielii SB genome encodes:
- a CDS encoding mechanosensitive ion channel family protein: MIQTLSLMGYSLSFEIMTLVKFFLILIFGYISVRTIKTVLKRGVKKSKIPELVSEFVIHLISSLLYVLVLLLAVGVFGIETGPIILGLSASIGLILGFGFQDTLTNLTSGIWIAVMRPLDKDEVVQVGGITGKVVELGIMATKLLTPDNVVITIPNKLVWGSPITNYTRMDLRRVDVAVGVSYSGSVQDAISSAMELILSHNLVLKDPTPAVIVTELGNSSVNLQLRAWTKTEDYWKLKSELTRGIYEKYKKEGIEIPFPQMDVHIHKY; the protein is encoded by the coding sequence ATGATTCAGACATTATCTTTAATGGGGTACTCACTAAGTTTTGAAATAATGACTTTAGTTAAATTTTTTTTAATACTTATTTTTGGGTACATTTCAGTTAGGACAATAAAAACAGTTTTAAAAAGAGGCGTAAAAAAGAGTAAAATTCCAGAATTGGTTTCTGAATTTGTAATTCATCTTATTAGCTCTTTATTGTACGTTCTGGTACTTTTACTTGCAGTAGGGGTTTTTGGAATAGAAACGGGGCCCATAATACTTGGGTTATCTGCTTCAATCGGACTTATTTTGGGTTTTGGATTTCAGGATACTCTTACAAATCTTACCTCTGGAATATGGATTGCCGTAATGAGGCCCCTTGATAAGGATGAAGTAGTTCAGGTTGGCGGAATAACTGGAAAAGTTGTTGAATTAGGTATAATGGCAACAAAACTTTTAACGCCAGATAATGTAGTAATTACAATACCAAATAAGCTTGTTTGGGGAAGTCCAATAACAAACTATACTAGAATGGATTTAAGAAGAGTAGATGTGGCAGTTGGAGTTAGCTACAGTGGAAGTGTCCAAGATGCAATTTCCTCTGCAATGGAACTTATTTTAAGCCATAATTTGGTTTTGAAAGACCCTACTCCGGCAGTAATTGTTACTGAACTTGGAAATTCTTCAGTTAATTTACAGCTTAGGGCTTGGACTAAAACAGAGGATTATTGGAAACTTAAAAGTGAATTGACAAGAGGAATATATGAAAAGTATAAAAAAGAAGGAATAGAAATACCATTTCCGCAGATGGATGTGCATATTCATAAATACTAA
- a CDS encoding lactaldehyde dehydrogenase has product MFIDGKWILREDLDILNPYTLEIIERITALDREETKYAIEVATENKDVMKELNPSKRYSLLMKIAEHISSKKDLFANTISVDVGKPIKQSRIEVDRTITAFRLSALYAKELRGETIPSENEIIFTKKEPVGVVGAITPFNFPLNLITHKIGPAIATGNAVVLHPSSKAPITAIYLTKVIEHVLKKMNIERGVFNLTTGNGEIVGDEIAKNEKINFLSFTGSVEVGELISKSSYMKKVALELGGNNPLIVLKDSDIELAAKSAVKSKFLNSGQVCISVGKVIVEEEVLETFTKKVIEETKKLVLGNPLDEKTDLGPLITPESALRVEILIKESISEGGELLIGGNRSNSLISPAVLNIDEDNILSKVEAFGPILPILKAKDDEHALNIANNSKYGLQAGIFTNDINKAMKFANKLEYGGVIVNGSPTFRKDNMPFGGIKKSGLGKEGIKYAVEEMCETKTVVIHNM; this is encoded by the coding sequence ATGTTTATAGATGGGAAATGGATATTAAGAGAAGACCTAGACATTTTAAACCCCTACACGCTTGAAATAATCGAAAGAATAACTGCACTTGATAGGGAAGAAACTAAATATGCAATAGAAGTTGCAACGGAAAATAAAGATGTTATGAAGGAGTTAAATCCTTCAAAAAGATATTCACTTTTAATGAAAATTGCTGAACATATTAGTTCAAAAAAAGACCTTTTTGCAAATACTATCTCTGTGGATGTTGGAAAACCAATAAAACAGTCACGAATTGAAGTAGATAGAACCATTACAGCATTTAGGCTTTCTGCACTTTATGCAAAGGAACTTCGTGGGGAAACAATTCCTTCCGAAAATGAAATTATATTCACAAAAAAAGAGCCAGTTGGAGTAGTTGGGGCAATTACTCCATTTAATTTTCCTTTAAATCTAATTACTCATAAAATTGGGCCTGCAATTGCTACAGGTAATGCTGTAGTATTACATCCTTCTTCAAAAGCACCAATTACTGCAATTTACCTTACAAAAGTAATAGAACATGTTTTAAAAAAAATGAATATTGAAAGGGGAGTATTTAATCTTACGACCGGAAACGGTGAAATTGTAGGGGATGAAATAGCTAAAAACGAGAAAATAAACTTTTTATCATTTACGGGAAGTGTTGAAGTTGGGGAATTAATTTCTAAAAGCTCATATATGAAAAAAGTTGCACTTGAACTTGGCGGAAATAATCCCCTAATTGTCCTAAAAGATTCAGACATAGAATTAGCCGCAAAATCTGCTGTAAAAAGTAAATTTTTAAATTCTGGTCAAGTTTGCATTTCTGTTGGAAAGGTAATTGTTGAAGAAGAAGTTTTAGAAACTTTTACAAAAAAGGTAATTGAAGAGACAAAAAAATTGGTATTAGGAAACCCGCTTGATGAAAAAACTGATTTAGGCCCACTAATAACCCCAGAAAGTGCTTTAAGAGTTGAAATTTTAATAAAAGAATCCATTAGCGAAGGTGGGGAATTGCTAATTGGTGGAAACCGTTCAAACAGCTTGATTTCACCCGCTGTCTTAAATATTGATGAAGATAATATTTTATCAAAAGTCGAAGCTTTTGGGCCCATTTTGCCAATATTGAAAGCAAAAGACGATGAACATGCCCTAAATATTGCTAATAACTCCAAATACGGCCTTCAAGCAGGCATATTCACAAACGACATAAATAAAGCGATGAAATTTGCAAACAAACTTGAATACGGCGGAGTTATAGTTAATGGAAGCCCCACATTTAGAAAAGACAATATGCCTTTTGGAGGCATTAAAAAAAGTGGACTTGGAAAGGAAGGTATAAAATATGCGGTTGAAGAGATGTGTGAAACAAAAACAGTTGTAATACATAACATGTAA
- a CDS encoding TldD/PmbA family protein, whose translation MSFLNELNLDIEKLEKLLEIGTYADLRVITGESNNIVQKDGIIEEISSGMASGVIIRVLEKNGWGFATSNNISINNIGELINKAYKMAKISNQHTDKEVTLKEVPIIQDKVKSGIKIHPEDISIGEKKEYLKSAHENMSGEKIVSTSVSYGDGEGHSLLLTSEGTRIENESIKTLIRMTAIAKDGNLQFAFDRVGGNGFEAVCDANIEGMARRTKERALRLLRAEACPKGNFNVILDPELAGVFIHEAVGHAAEADLILQNDSVFINQLENSVGSEFVTVIDDATIPNSFGQYKYDHEGVSGKKTVLIENGILKSYVHSRETAGRLNMETTGNSRSEGLSKPIVRMSNTYVKPGSWTFEELLEDTNSGIFLKGSRGGQVDTGKGLFQFNAVEAFLIENGQLTRPLRDAGLSGEILDILHHVDAVSDEFELSVGYCGKGGQSVPVGDGGGSIRTKTTLS comes from the coding sequence GTGAGTTTTTTAAATGAACTTAACTTAGATATTGAAAAACTTGAAAAATTACTTGAAATTGGAACTTACGCTGATTTAAGAGTAATTACTGGAGAATCAAATAATATAGTTCAAAAAGATGGCATAATTGAAGAGATTTCTTCAGGAATGGCATCTGGAGTAATTATAAGAGTTTTAGAGAAAAACGGATGGGGTTTTGCAACATCAAATAATATTTCAATAAATAATATTGGCGAATTAATAAATAAAGCCTATAAAATGGCTAAAATATCAAATCAACATACTGATAAAGAAGTAACTTTGAAAGAAGTCCCAATAATTCAGGATAAAGTTAAATCAGGTATAAAAATACATCCTGAAGATATTTCTATCGGGGAAAAAAAAGAATATCTAAAATCTGCACATGAAAATATGTCTGGTGAAAAAATTGTCAGTACTTCTGTTTCATATGGAGATGGAGAAGGACATTCATTACTTTTAACGAGTGAAGGGACTAGAATTGAAAATGAAAGTATAAAAACACTTATTAGAATGACTGCAATCGCAAAAGATGGCAATTTACAGTTTGCATTTGATAGAGTAGGCGGAAATGGGTTTGAAGCAGTGTGTGATGCAAATATAGAAGGAATGGCCCGTAGAACTAAAGAAAGAGCCTTAAGATTACTTCGTGCAGAAGCTTGCCCTAAAGGAAACTTTAATGTAATTTTAGACCCTGAACTTGCAGGCGTTTTCATACATGAAGCAGTGGGACATGCAGCTGAAGCTGATTTAATACTCCAAAACGACAGTGTATTTATAAACCAGCTTGAAAATTCCGTTGGGAGTGAATTTGTAACAGTTATTGATGATGCAACTATTCCAAATTCTTTTGGGCAGTATAAATATGACCATGAAGGGGTTAGTGGAAAAAAAACAGTTTTAATTGAAAATGGCATTTTAAAAAGTTATGTCCATTCAAGGGAAACTGCAGGACGATTAAATATGGAAACTACGGGAAATTCAAGATCAGAAGGACTTAGTAAGCCCATTGTAAGGATGAGTAATACCTACGTTAAACCAGGTTCTTGGACGTTTGAAGAACTTTTAGAAGATACAAATTCGGGTATTTTTCTAAAAGGTTCAAGGGGAGGGCAAGTTGATACTGGAAAAGGACTATTCCAGTTTAATGCTGTTGAAGCATTTTTAATTGAAAATGGACAGTTGACAAGACCATTAAGAGACGCAGGACTTAGTGGTGAAATTTTAGATATATTACACCACGTAGATGCAGTTTCAGACGAATTTGAATTAAGTGTTGGATATTGTGGAAAAGGAGGACAAAGTGTCCCAGTAGGCGATGGCGGGGGAAGCATTAGGACGAAAACAACGCTTTCTTAA
- a CDS encoding bifunctional NADP phosphatase/NAD kinase, translating to MDMLEMALTITKNIEKSIKPLIGWEKSNEVVKIGADGTPTKRIDLVAENTAISSIEKFGSAILVSEEIGFKKIGKNNPEYVIVLDPVDGTYNSLKDIPFYSASIAIGRLNGNTEKPDELIKNLKMKDLEVGVVRNIATGDTYYAKRGQGAYFLKKDEKKAISISNTSNLKDSSIGLFAHDISGETLDFIKDRKFRRIRLFGSIALEMCYVARGSLDAFINVNETTRLCDIAAGYVIIKEAGGYVTDKNGQEINLSLDVNSKTSIICSNEILHKKLVGIFGNKWSLKPTNIGIVSRIDREESTELALNVINYLESKGIKYALDIGTYDALKSRLPEKCNIITKIEDISHVISIGGDGTVLRTSKMINGNEIPIICINMGTVGFLTEFSKEDVFFAIDSVASGSYKIEKRTKLLSFLRFSDGKQQILPDSLNEVVITTKNPAKMLHFEVHINGGMVEDVRADGIIISTPNGSTAYSLSAGGPIIEPTVDGFVIVPICPFKLSSRPLVVNANSEIKIKILKKSTFIVVDGNIEFEAKAGDELVLRKSESYAYFVKGDNFYNKLKKLSLME from the coding sequence ATGGACATGCTTGAAATGGCGTTAACCATTACTAAGAATATCGAAAAAAGTATAAAGCCATTAATTGGTTGGGAAAAATCAAATGAAGTAGTTAAAATTGGTGCAGATGGGACGCCAACAAAAAGAATAGACTTAGTTGCAGAAAATACTGCAATAAGTTCGATAGAAAAGTTCGGTTCAGCAATACTTGTTAGTGAAGAAATTGGATTTAAAAAAATTGGAAAAAATAATCCGGAGTACGTAATAGTGCTCGACCCTGTTGATGGAACATATAATTCTTTAAAGGACATTCCTTTTTATTCAGCATCAATTGCAATTGGTAGATTAAACGGTAACACTGAAAAACCCGATGAATTAATTAAAAATCTTAAAATGAAAGACCTTGAAGTTGGTGTTGTAAGAAATATTGCAACAGGTGACACTTACTACGCTAAAAGGGGACAGGGGGCATATTTTTTAAAAAAAGATGAAAAAAAAGCAATATCTATTTCAAATACTTCAAATCTTAAAGACTCCTCAATAGGACTTTTTGCACATGATATTTCTGGAGAAACTCTTGATTTTATAAAAGATAGGAAATTCAGGCGTATAAGACTTTTTGGTTCGATTGCACTTGAAATGTGTTATGTTGCAAGGGGTTCTCTTGATGCTTTTATAAATGTAAATGAAACAACTAGATTATGCGATATTGCAGCAGGTTACGTTATAATTAAGGAAGCAGGAGGATATGTAACGGATAAAAATGGACAGGAAATAAACCTTAGCTTAGATGTAAATTCAAAAACTTCAATAATATGTTCAAATGAAATACTCCATAAAAAGCTTGTAGGAATTTTTGGAAACAAATGGAGCCTTAAACCAACAAATATCGGCATAGTTTCAAGGATTGATAGGGAAGAATCTACTGAACTTGCATTAAATGTTATAAATTATTTGGAGTCAAAAGGAATAAAATATGCACTTGATATTGGTACTTACGATGCTTTAAAAAGCAGGTTACCTGAAAAATGTAATATCATTACTAAAATTGAAGATATATCCCATGTAATATCTATCGGAGGAGATGGTACTGTACTTCGAACCTCAAAAATGATTAACGGAAATGAAATTCCTATAATTTGCATAAACATGGGCACAGTTGGATTTTTAACTGAATTTAGTAAGGAAGATGTGTTTTTTGCAATAGATTCAGTAGCTTCTGGAAGCTATAAGATTGAAAAACGAACAAAACTTCTAAGTTTTTTGAGATTTTCTGACGGAAAACAGCAAATTTTACCGGATTCCCTAAATGAAGTTGTTATAACAACAAAAAACCCTGCAAAAATGCTACATTTTGAAGTCCATATAAATGGGGGTATGGTAGAGGATGTACGGGCAGATGGGATTATAATTTCAACACCAAATGGATCAACTGCATATTCTTTAAGTGCAGGGGGCCCAATAATTGAACCAACAGTGGATGGTTTCGTAATAGTTCCAATATGTCCATTTAAACTTTCTTCAAGGCCGTTAGTTGTAAATGCAAATTCAGAAATAAAAATTAAGATACTAAAAAAGTCAACATTTATTGTAGTTGATGGAAATATTGAATTTGAGGCAAAAGCAGGCGATGAATTAGTTCTTAGAAAATCCGAATCATACGCATATTTCGTAAAGGGGGATAATTTTTATAACAAGTTAAAAAAATTGAGTTTAATGGAATAG
- the pstK gene encoding L-seryl-tRNA(Sec) kinase, which yields MIIILTGLPSVGKSTFSKTISKKMSEKNMDNIILGTDLLRESFPIWKESYEKYIRDSNTYLIKKALENKFSVIVDDTNYYNSKRRDLINIAKSYDTVYITIYLKAPLNILLTRNVQRGQKIPNEVIKDMYEKFDTPGSKYSWDLPDIEIDTMKKINYDEILNEILKISKFKNLKAIKKLENPKMDFLENDLQKIDSMSRQIVGNLIKTGKIDNKEIKKVSNIRKSFLKEFKSIEHEKINFKKIEEEFLIYLNENLKKDFI from the coding sequence ATGATTATTATCTTAACTGGACTTCCATCTGTTGGAAAATCCACCTTTTCAAAAACCATTTCAAAAAAAATGTCTGAAAAAAATATGGATAATATAATTCTTGGAACCGACTTATTAAGAGAAAGTTTTCCAATTTGGAAAGAGTCTTATGAAAAATATATACGTGATTCAAATACGTATTTAATAAAAAAAGCACTTGAAAATAAATTCAGCGTTATTGTAGATGATACAAACTACTACAATTCAAAAAGAAGAGATTTGATAAATATCGCTAAATCTTACGATACAGTATATATCACAATATACCTAAAAGCCCCTTTAAATATTCTATTAACTAGAAATGTTCAAAGAGGGCAGAAAATACCAAATGAAGTAATAAAAGATATGTACGAAAAGTTTGATACTCCTGGAAGCAAGTATTCATGGGATTTACCCGATATTGAAATAGATACAATGAAAAAAATAAATTATGATGAAATTTTAAATGAAATTTTAAAGATAAGTAAATTTAAAAATTTAAAAGCAATAAAAAAGTTAGAAAATCCAAAAATGGACTTTTTAGAAAACGACTTGCAAAAAATCGATAGTATGTCAAGACAAATTGTTGGAAACTTAATAAAAACCGGAAAAATCGATAATAAGGAGATTAAGAAAGTTTCTAATATTAGAAAATCTTTTTTAAAAGAATTTAAAAGTATTGAGCATGAAAAAATTAATTTTAAAAAAATAGAAGAAGAATTTTTAATATATTTAAATGAAAATTTAAAAAAAGATTTTATTTAG
- a CDS encoding amidohydrolase, whose translation MILVKDAIINGKKQDLLVEGNIIKKIGNVPISEVSKDETEIIDGKNCILIPGLVNTHTHIPMSLFRGVADDIPLMEWLSGHIWPMESKLNEKIVYAGTLLGAVEMIKSGTTAFNDMYFFLDSIIKAVDETGIRSTIAYGMIDLFNEEKREKELKSAKKSIEMIKKLNNSRITGALGPHAPYTCSKELLESTNALAREYNVPIHIHMNETVDEINQVLEKTKMRPFEYLNSFGFFDNVTTVCAHCVHLNDSEIKIIKEKNIFVAHNPISNLKLASGVSPVAKLLENEVNITLGTDGCGSNNSLNLFEEMKTAALIHKGVNLNPVLVTAKEAFEFGTLNGAKALNINSGEIKEGKLADFALINVKKPYLTPRENIESHLVYSFNGAVDSVVIDGKLTLKDGKMVTIDEEKVYELAEEAYLELTK comes from the coding sequence ATGATTTTGGTAAAAGATGCAATTATTAACGGAAAAAAACAGGATTTACTTGTTGAAGGGAATATTATTAAAAAAATTGGAAATGTTCCAATTTCTGAAGTTTCAAAAGACGAAACAGAAATAATTGACGGAAAAAATTGTATTTTAATTCCGGGATTGGTAAATACGCATACCCATATTCCAATGTCACTTTTTAGGGGGGTTGCAGATGATATTCCTTTAATGGAGTGGTTAAGTGGCCATATTTGGCCAATGGAATCAAAATTAAATGAAAAAATAGTATATGCTGGAACCCTACTTGGGGCAGTTGAAATGATTAAAAGCGGAACAACTGCATTTAATGACATGTATTTTTTCCTTGATTCGATAATTAAGGCAGTAGATGAAACAGGAATTAGGTCAACAATTGCATATGGAATGATTGATTTATTTAATGAAGAAAAAAGGGAAAAAGAATTAAAATCTGCGAAAAAATCTATTGAAATGATTAAAAAATTAAATAATTCAAGAATTACGGGGGCTTTAGGCCCACATGCACCGTATACTTGTTCAAAAGAACTGTTGGAAAGTACAAATGCTCTTGCAAGGGAGTATAATGTTCCAATTCATATTCACATGAACGAAACCGTTGATGAAATAAATCAAGTTTTGGAAAAAACAAAAATGAGGCCTTTTGAATACTTAAACTCATTTGGGTTTTTTGACAATGTAACTACCGTTTGTGCACACTGTGTTCATTTAAATGACTCTGAAATCAAGATAATAAAAGAAAAAAATATCTTTGTAGCACATAATCCTATAAGTAACTTAAAATTGGCATCAGGAGTGTCCCCTGTAGCAAAATTATTAGAAAACGAAGTTAATATAACTCTTGGAACTGATGGATGCGGTAGTAATAATAGTTTAAATTTATTTGAAGAAATGAAAACAGCAGCTTTAATACATAAAGGGGTAAATTTAAATCCTGTTTTAGTAACTGCAAAAGAAGCATTTGAATTTGGAACCCTAAACGGTGCAAAAGCATTAAATATTAATTCTGGAGAAATAAAAGAAGGAAAACTTGCAGATTTTGCACTTATAAATGTTAAAAAACCTTACTTAACACCGAGAGAAAATATTGAATCACACTTAGTTTATTCATTTAATGGTGCAGTTGATAGTGTTGTAATTGATGGTAAACTTACTTTAAAGGATGGAAAAATGGTAACTATTGATGAAGAAAAAGTTTACGAACTTGCAGAAGAGGCATATTTAGAATTAACTAAATAA
- the pyrE gene encoding orotate phosphoribosyltransferase, which yields MINTEEMSLKNELVNLLKEVNCVKFGDFILASGKESKYYVDIKKATTNPKVLKAAAKLVKHYASKENYENLKIAGVELGSVSIATAVSLEIEKDLLIIRKKAKEYGTKNKIEGELNQKDNVIVMEDVTTTGSSVSKAVDEIRASGGIVKKIYVIVDRLEGAKENLAQNNVELVPLVTIEELGLNK from the coding sequence TTGATAAATACGGAAGAAATGAGTTTAAAAAATGAATTGGTAAATCTTTTAAAAGAGGTAAACTGCGTCAAGTTTGGCGACTTTATACTCGCATCAGGAAAAGAGAGCAAATACTATGTAGATATTAAAAAAGCCACTACAAATCCTAAGGTATTAAAAGCAGCTGCAAAATTGGTAAAACACTACGCTTCAAAAGAAAATTACGAAAACTTAAAAATTGCGGGAGTAGAGCTTGGTTCAGTTTCTATTGCAACAGCGGTATCGTTAGAAATAGAAAAAGACCTTTTAATAATTAGGAAAAAAGCAAAAGAATATGGGACAAAAAATAAAATTGAAGGAGAATTAAATCAAAAAGACAATGTAATCGTGATGGAAGACGTTACCACAACGGGAAGTAGTGTTTCAAAGGCTGTTGATGAAATTAGGGCATCTGGAGGTATCGTGAAGAAAATTTACGTAATTGTTGATAGGCTGGAGGGTGCAAAAGAAAATTTAGCACAAAACAACGTTGAACTAGTCCCTTTAGTTACAATCGAAGAACTTGGACTTAATAAATAA